From the genome of Pelobacter propionicus DSM 2379, one region includes:
- a CDS encoding glycogen/starch/alpha-glucan phosphorylase — translation MADKLVHRGDSSSSRETTGDIRRGMDCADLKQAIIDHINFTQARLVSQATLNDWYMAVAYAVRDRMLDDWHVSLGHLRNRSLKIVSYLSAEFLMGPHLGNNLVNLGIVESVRRAVAELGQNLDDLLRQEEEPGLGNGGLGRLAACYLDSLATLRVPAIGYGIRYEFGIFDQEIRDGWQVEITDKWLRMGNPWEICRPDISYLVKLGGHTEQYSDENDCLRVRWVPGKVIKGVAYDTPVAGYCSGVTDLLRLWKSEAVESFNFQAFNLGDYYRAVDEKVSSETISKVLYPNDEPQIGKQLRLAQQYFFVSCSLQDMLRIQRLRGENIGDLAGSFAVQLNDTHPSIAVAELMRLLVDEQMMEWEPAWEITCNVMAYTNHTLLPEALEKWPLPLFSAMLPRHLEIIFEINRRFLDQVRSASPGDDGLAARLSIIDEGGERYVRMAHLASVGSHAINGVAALHTELLKETVLKDFHDLYPERFHNVTNGVTPRRWVLLSNPALARLISGKIGEGWVTRPEELRALEKFAGQPAFQKSWRKVKLENKSILAAVIRERTGIQVDPASLFDVLVKRIHEYKRQHLKVLHIITLFNRIKADPKSEVRSRTFIFGGKAAPGYHMAKLIIKLITSVGEVVNNDPDVAGRLKVVFFPDFNVTNGQLVYPAADLSEQISTAGKEASGTGNMKFSLNGALTIGTLDGANVEIRQEVGEENFFLFGHTAAEVQELKSRGYDPRSWYEGNAPLRAVIDRIAAGDFSPGDRNLFQPLVDQLLGHDDYLLLADYQAYMDCQDRVDAAFRDRDAWTEMSILNVARMGMFSSDRAIREYCENIWHAPPIPGD, via the coding sequence ATGGCAGATAAACTCGTGCACAGAGGGGACTCGTCTTCGTCCCGTGAAACAACAGGGGACATCCGTCGGGGCATGGATTGCGCCGACCTGAAACAGGCTATCATCGACCACATCAATTTCACCCAGGCCCGACTGGTCTCCCAGGCCACCCTCAATGACTGGTACATGGCAGTTGCCTACGCGGTCCGCGACCGGATGCTGGATGACTGGCACGTCTCCCTGGGGCACCTGCGCAACAGGAGCCTTAAGATCGTCAGCTATCTGTCGGCCGAGTTTCTGATGGGTCCCCACTTGGGCAATAACCTGGTCAATCTGGGTATCGTGGAGTCGGTCCGTCGGGCAGTGGCCGAACTGGGCCAGAACCTGGACGACCTGCTGCGCCAGGAGGAGGAGCCGGGGCTCGGCAACGGCGGTCTCGGCAGGTTGGCCGCCTGTTACCTGGACTCCCTGGCCACCCTGCGGGTTCCGGCCATCGGCTACGGCATCCGCTACGAGTTCGGAATCTTTGACCAGGAGATCCGTGATGGCTGGCAGGTAGAAATAACCGACAAGTGGCTGCGCATGGGCAATCCCTGGGAGATCTGTCGCCCCGATATCAGCTACCTGGTCAAGCTGGGGGGCCACACGGAGCAGTACAGCGACGAGAACGACTGTCTGCGGGTACGCTGGGTTCCTGGCAAGGTGATCAAAGGGGTTGCCTACGATACGCCGGTGGCCGGCTATTGTTCGGGAGTGACCGACCTTTTACGTCTCTGGAAGTCGGAGGCGGTGGAGTCGTTCAACTTCCAGGCCTTCAACCTGGGTGACTATTACCGGGCTGTGGACGAGAAGGTCAGCTCGGAGACAATCTCCAAGGTGCTCTACCCCAACGACGAGCCACAGATCGGCAAACAGCTCCGCCTGGCCCAGCAGTACTTCTTCGTCTCCTGCTCCCTCCAGGACATGCTGCGCATCCAGCGACTGCGCGGGGAAAACATAGGCGACCTTGCCGGGAGTTTTGCCGTGCAGTTGAACGATACCCACCCGTCCATCGCGGTGGCGGAACTGATGCGGCTTCTGGTGGACGAGCAGATGATGGAGTGGGAACCGGCCTGGGAGATCACCTGCAACGTCATGGCCTACACCAACCACACCCTGTTGCCCGAGGCGCTGGAGAAGTGGCCGCTGCCGTTGTTCAGCGCCATGCTGCCGCGGCACCTGGAGATCATCTTTGAAATCAACCGGCGCTTTCTTGACCAGGTGCGCAGCGCCTCTCCGGGGGATGACGGGCTAGCGGCGCGGCTCTCCATCATCGATGAGGGCGGCGAGCGCTACGTGCGCATGGCCCATCTTGCCAGTGTGGGCAGCCACGCCATCAACGGGGTGGCTGCGCTGCACACGGAGCTGCTCAAGGAGACCGTGCTCAAGGATTTCCACGACCTCTATCCGGAACGTTTCCACAATGTCACCAACGGAGTTACGCCGCGGCGCTGGGTACTGCTCAGCAACCCCGCCCTGGCCCGCCTGATCTCGGGGAAGATCGGTGAGGGCTGGGTGACCAGGCCCGAGGAGTTGCGGGCCTTGGAGAAATTCGCCGGCCAGCCCGCATTCCAAAAATCCTGGCGGAAGGTCAAGCTGGAGAACAAGAGCATTCTGGCAGCGGTGATCCGGGAGCGGACCGGCATCCAGGTTGATCCGGCCAGCCTGTTCGACGTGCTGGTGAAACGGATCCACGAGTACAAGCGCCAGCATTTGAAGGTGCTGCACATCATCACCCTCTTCAACCGCATCAAGGCCGACCCGAAGAGCGAGGTGAGGTCGCGGACCTTCATCTTCGGCGGCAAGGCGGCGCCCGGCTACCACATGGCCAAGCTGATCATCAAGCTGATCACCTCGGTGGGAGAGGTGGTGAACAACGATCCGGACGTGGCCGGACGTCTGAAGGTGGTCTTCTTCCCCGACTTCAACGTTACCAACGGCCAGCTGGTCTACCCGGCCGCCGATCTGTCGGAACAGATTTCCACCGCCGGTAAGGAGGCCTCCGGGACCGGCAACATGAAATTCTCCCTGAACGGCGCCCTGACCATCGGCACCCTGGACGGCGCCAACGTGGAGATCCGCCAGGAGGTGGGGGAGGAGAACTTCTTCCTGTTCGGTCATACCGCGGCTGAGGTCCAGGAACTGAAGTCCCGGGGCTACGATCCACGCAGCTGGTACGAGGGAAACGCCCCGTTGCGGGCAGTCATCGACCGGATTGCTGCGGGCGATTTCTCCCCCGGCGATCGGAACCTGTTCCAGCCGCTGGTGGACCAACTCCTGGGGCATGACGACTATCTGCTGCTGGCCGACTACCAGGCATACATGGACTGCCAGGACCGGGTCGACGCAGCGTTCCGGGACAGGGACGCATGGACGGAGATGTCCATCCTGAACGTGGCCCGCATGGGAATGTTCTCTTCCGATCGTGCCATCCGCGAGTACTGCGAGAACATCTGGCATGCCCCGCCGATCCCGGGCGATTGA
- a CDS encoding cation:proton antiporter domain-containing protein yields MIIGSAFVMLLFLYSLISERLKRTIITPPILFTVGGMALILAVPTLREIDVERESLLKLAEIGLVMLLFTDATHIDFTKLRSRERLPLRLLSVGMLLTILLGAVAGQMVFPDLSLWETGILAAILAPTDAGLGQVIVQSPLVPLRIRQSLDVEAGLNDGLSVPFLLFFIAVSQAGTDGGGAVFSRFIFQQLGLGALAGGGIGLAGGALLGLAHRKGWMAESVQQLGLVTLPMLCVLACEPLGGSMFIAAYVAGLAVLVGFKDAAAHCTEFTEGWGQLFDYFVFFFFGLIVVFLLDRLTTLHLLYALLSLTLVRMLPVAIALLGTRLSSATVLFMGWFGPRGLASIVLGLVFLEEEARLPGEETIKLAVIATVMLSIFAHGFSALPGISWYGRRVAKLDGQAFEKQQ; encoded by the coding sequence ATGATCATAGGCTCTGCATTTGTCATGCTCCTCTTCCTGTACAGCCTGATCTCCGAGCGTCTGAAACGCACCATCATCACGCCTCCCATACTCTTCACCGTCGGAGGCATGGCACTGATCCTCGCCGTGCCCACTCTTCGCGAGATCGACGTGGAACGGGAGAGCCTGCTGAAACTTGCCGAGATCGGGCTGGTCATGCTCCTGTTCACCGACGCCACTCACATCGACTTTACTAAACTGCGCAGTCGGGAACGGCTGCCGCTGCGGCTTTTGAGTGTGGGCATGCTGCTGACCATCCTGCTGGGGGCGGTTGCCGGCCAGATGGTTTTCCCCGACCTGTCCCTCTGGGAGACGGGAATCCTGGCCGCCATCCTGGCTCCCACCGATGCCGGCCTGGGGCAGGTCATCGTCCAGAGTCCGCTGGTGCCGCTGCGCATTCGCCAGTCCCTGGATGTGGAAGCCGGTCTCAATGACGGACTCTCCGTTCCGTTCCTGCTGTTTTTCATTGCCGTGTCCCAGGCAGGAACCGACGGGGGTGGGGCGGTCTTTTCCCGTTTCATCTTCCAACAGCTGGGTCTGGGCGCCCTGGCGGGGGGGGGCATCGGCCTGGCCGGCGGCGCGCTGCTGGGACTGGCGCATCGCAAGGGGTGGATGGCCGAATCGGTCCAGCAGCTGGGGCTGGTGACGCTGCCCATGCTCTGTGTCCTGGCCTGCGAGCCGCTTGGCGGGAGCATGTTCATCGCCGCCTATGTGGCCGGCCTGGCGGTCCTGGTCGGATTCAAGGATGCCGCAGCCCACTGCACGGAATTCACCGAGGGGTGGGGACAGCTGTTCGATTACTTTGTCTTCTTCTTTTTCGGGCTGATCGTGGTGTTTCTGCTCGACCGTCTTACCACTCTCCACCTGCTCTACGCCCTGCTCAGCCTGACCCTGGTGCGCATGCTTCCTGTGGCCATCGCCCTCTTGGGCACCCGCCTGAGTTCCGCCACCGTTCTGTTCATGGGCTGGTTCGGTCCCCGCGGTCTGGCCTCCATCGTGCTCGGCCTGGTTTTCCTGGAAGAGGAGGCGCGCCTGCCGGGGGAAGAGACCATTAAGCTGGCCGTCATCGCTACGGTCATGCTGAGCATTTTTGCCCACGGTTTCAGTGCCCTGCCCGGTATCAGCTGGTACGGTCGCAGGGTGGCTAAGCTGGATGGCCAGGCATTCGAGAAACAGCAATAA
- a CDS encoding DUF3300 domain-containing protein, with amino-acid sequence MRRTSLWIRALHFLLAMLLAIPLQPMAQQGGGGATNKLSQQELAQLLAPIALYPDELVSQVLMASTYPLEVVQADRWVQGNKGLQGDALAKALEKESWDPSVKSLVNFPSVLSAMSQKLDLTTKLGDAFLSQQKEVMDTIQFLRKKAYDAGNLKTTKEQKVVVEKETIVIQPAQTQVVYVPSYSTTVVYGAWMYPAYPPYYYYPPPPPAYPAYHFAAGVAVGAAWGYAWGSCNWHGGDVDIDYNRNTTINNNIDRSKYQNRVNPNGRGTWQHDPSHRKNVAYRDNATAKQFGQSPSRSAESRREARGFGDAGGRGGAARPSAGTMDRGAGQRGGSAGASVSDRSSGQRTSTGSGRDSAFGGGSGSQERMASDRGTSSRQSAGLSSGSRGDSGFSRSSGGFGGGGRSFGGGGRGGRR; translated from the coding sequence ATGAGACGAACATCCCTTTGGATCAGAGCACTGCATTTCCTGCTCGCCATGCTGCTGGCCATACCCCTTCAGCCAATGGCCCAACAAGGGGGGGGAGGGGCGACCAATAAGCTGTCCCAGCAAGAGCTGGCGCAACTGCTGGCCCCCATCGCCCTCTATCCCGATGAACTGGTTTCACAGGTCCTCATGGCGTCAACCTACCCGCTGGAGGTGGTCCAGGCCGACCGTTGGGTGCAGGGGAACAAGGGGCTCCAGGGTGACGCACTGGCCAAGGCCCTGGAAAAGGAGAGCTGGGATCCCAGCGTCAAGTCGCTGGTCAACTTCCCCTCCGTGCTTTCTGCCATGAGCCAGAAGCTGGACCTGACCACCAAGCTGGGAGATGCCTTCCTCTCCCAGCAGAAAGAGGTCATGGACACCATCCAGTTCCTGCGCAAGAAGGCCTACGACGCGGGCAACCTGAAGACGACCAAGGAACAGAAGGTTGTCGTGGAGAAGGAAACCATCGTCATCCAGCCGGCACAAACACAGGTCGTCTACGTCCCCTCCTACAGCACGACCGTGGTCTACGGCGCCTGGATGTATCCCGCCTACCCTCCCTACTACTATTATCCTCCCCCTCCGCCGGCCTATCCGGCCTACCATTTCGCCGCCGGTGTGGCAGTGGGGGCCGCCTGGGGCTACGCCTGGGGGAGCTGCAACTGGCATGGCGGTGATGTGGATATCGACTACAACCGAAATACCACCATCAACAACAACATCGACCGGAGCAAGTACCAGAACAGGGTCAATCCCAACGGAAGGGGGACCTGGCAACATGATCCCAGCCACCGTAAAAACGTTGCCTACCGGGACAACGCCACGGCGAAACAGTTCGGTCAGTCCCCCTCACGCTCCGCCGAGTCAAGGCGTGAGGCACGGGGATTCGGCGACGCTGGGGGGAGAGGCGGTGCGGCCCGCCCCTCGGCCGGCACCATGGACCGCGGGGCCGGACAACGGGGCGGATCGGCTGGTGCAAGTGTCTCCGACCGCAGCAGCGGGCAACGAACTTCCACGGGAAGTGGCCGTGACAGCGCCTTTGGTGGCGGCAGCGGAAGCCAGGAGCGCATGGCCAGCGACAGGGGAACGTCAAGCCGCCAGAGTGCCGGATTGAGCAGCGGTTCCCGCGGTGACAGCGGGTTTTCCCGGTCCAGTGGCGGATTCGGCGGTGGAGGTCGAAGCTTCGGCGGCGGCGGACGTGGCGGCCGCAGGTAG
- a CDS encoding DUF2950 domain-containing protein, producing MLISSGKIHAALLLLLSMLVVLAGGVPAQAASARTQKTFASPQAAVEALVRALKKNDTGQLVAIFGPGSRKIISSGDPIADKTDRERIVKLYDEKVAIEGTETGKVIFSLGNEQYPLSIPLLKKGKVWRFDTPAGREELLNRRIGRNELGVIEIMRAYVDAQREYAEEDRNGNGTREFAQKFRSAPGKRDGLYWEVKEGEQESPLGPLVAKAESEGYAKSKRGDKTPYHGYLFKILKGQGKDAPGGAFDYLVNGRMILGFAMLAYPAQYGSSGVMSFMVNQNGVVYQRDLGKESARLAASMTFFNPDPSWKKVE from the coding sequence ATGTTAATTTCATCCGGAAAGATCCATGCAGCCCTGCTCCTGCTGCTCTCCATGCTGGTTGTACTGGCGGGCGGGGTACCCGCCCAGGCGGCATCGGCACGTACCCAGAAAACCTTCGCTTCCCCCCAGGCCGCGGTGGAGGCGCTGGTCCGGGCGCTCAAGAAAAATGACACCGGACAACTGGTCGCCATCTTCGGTCCCGGCTCGCGTAAGATCATCTCGTCGGGCGACCCGATTGCCGACAAAACCGACCGGGAGCGCATCGTGAAACTTTATGACGAGAAAGTGGCCATTGAAGGGACTGAAACCGGCAAGGTGATATTCAGCCTGGGCAACGAGCAGTATCCCCTCTCAATCCCGCTGCTAAAAAAGGGCAAGGTCTGGCGTTTCGACACCCCGGCCGGCAGGGAGGAGCTGCTCAACCGGCGCATCGGTAGGAACGAACTGGGAGTGATCGAGATCATGCGCGCCTATGTGGATGCCCAGCGTGAATACGCCGAAGAAGACCGCAACGGCAACGGCACCAGGGAGTTCGCCCAGAAATTCAGGAGCGCTCCGGGCAAGAGGGACGGTCTCTACTGGGAGGTGAAGGAGGGTGAGCAGGAGAGCCCCTTGGGTCCCCTGGTGGCCAAGGCGGAAAGTGAAGGGTATGCAAAGAGCAAAAGGGGGGACAAGACGCCGTACCACGGTTATCTGTTCAAGATCCTGAAGGGGCAGGGGAAGGACGCTCCCGGTGGCGCCTTCGATTACCTGGTGAACGGCAGGATGATCCTGGGCTTTGCCATGCTGGCCTATCCCGCCCAGTATGGTTCCTCCGGTGTCATGAGCTTCATGGTGAACCAGAACGGCGTCGTCTACCAGAGGGACCTGGGCAAGGAGAGCGCCAGGCTCGCGGCGTCCATGACGTTCTTCAACCCGGACCCTAGCTGGAAGAAGGTGGAATGA
- the glgX gene encoding glycogen debranching protein GlgX, translated as MSAADTRPGRGRSHPLGATIVPGGVNFSLFSRDCSAVQLLLFDRVDDGRPARVIMLDPRKNRSYHYWHLFIPGLGPGQLYGYRVAGPRGPGGGGRFDPDKLLLDPYGRGVAVPAGYSRAAAMAPGDNCGLAMKSVVADPRGYDWEGDAPLERPFSRTLIYELHLAGFTRHPSSGVTPDKRGTYAGLVEKIPYLQQLGVTAVELLPVFQFDPQDAPPGFSNYWGYSPVSFFAPHAAYSSRQDPLGPLDEFRDMVKALHRAGIEVVLDVVFNHTAEGDQGGATICYRGLANDFYYMLEPDGISYANYSGCGNTFNANNPIARRLIIDSLHHWVREMHVDGFRFDLASILSRDEQGRPLENPPLLWDIETDPALAGIKLIAEAWDAAGLYQVGSFIGDSWKEWNGRFRDDVRSFLRGDRGTVSRFASRLLASPDIYGHEEREAEQSINFVTCHDGFTLNDLVSFNRKHNQANGEDNRDGSNENLSWNCGQEGPSSDPSVEALRNRQVKNFLAVTLLALGTPMLLMGDEVRRTQGGNNNAYCQDNETGWFDWRLLERYADVHRFARMLIAARQRRDLALEDPGLTLNQLLGQARLEWHGVRAGQPDWGDDSHSIALTAWSQSGRFAIHLMVNAWREALVFQLPPAPDVPGGCWRRWLDTSLASPDDIVALEDAPPMERACYPLPPHSLAAMLAAAPSCAV; from the coding sequence ATGAGCGCGGCCGATACCAGGCCGGGCCGGGGACGGAGCCATCCGCTGGGGGCCACAATCGTTCCGGGCGGAGTGAATTTCAGTCTCTTCTCCCGGGACTGCAGCGCCGTCCAGCTGCTCCTGTTCGACCGGGTTGATGACGGCAGGCCGGCGCGCGTCATAATGCTGGATCCGCGGAAGAACCGCAGCTACCACTACTGGCACCTGTTCATTCCCGGCCTGGGTCCGGGTCAGCTGTACGGCTACCGGGTCGCCGGTCCGCGCGGACCCGGCGGGGGGGGGCGCTTCGACCCGGACAAGCTGCTCCTGGATCCCTACGGCAGGGGGGTGGCTGTCCCTGCCGGCTACAGCCGCGCAGCCGCCATGGCGCCGGGTGACAACTGCGGCCTGGCCATGAAGAGCGTGGTGGCCGACCCGCGCGGGTACGACTGGGAGGGGGACGCCCCCCTGGAGCGCCCCTTCTCCCGAACCCTGATCTATGAGCTGCACCTGGCCGGCTTCACCCGTCACCCTTCCTCGGGCGTCACCCCCGACAAGCGCGGCACCTACGCCGGACTGGTGGAGAAGATTCCCTACCTGCAGCAACTGGGGGTTACCGCCGTGGAACTCCTGCCGGTGTTCCAGTTCGATCCCCAGGACGCCCCCCCGGGGTTCAGCAACTACTGGGGGTACAGCCCGGTCTCCTTCTTCGCCCCCCACGCGGCCTACAGCTCCCGCCAAGACCCGCTGGGGCCGCTGGACGAATTCCGCGATATGGTCAAGGCGCTCCACCGGGCCGGCATCGAGGTGGTCCTGGATGTGGTCTTCAATCACACCGCCGAGGGGGACCAAGGGGGAGCCACCATCTGCTACCGGGGCCTGGCCAATGATTTCTACTACATGCTGGAGCCGGACGGCATCAGCTACGCCAACTACTCCGGCTGCGGCAACACCTTCAACGCCAACAATCCCATCGCCCGGCGGCTGATTATTGACAGCCTGCACCACTGGGTCAGGGAGATGCACGTGGACGGTTTCCGCTTCGACCTGGCCTCCATCCTCTCCCGGGACGAGCAGGGCCGCCCCCTGGAGAATCCGCCCCTGCTGTGGGATATCGAAACCGACCCTGCCCTAGCCGGGATCAAGCTGATCGCCGAGGCCTGGGACGCGGCCGGGCTCTACCAGGTGGGCAGCTTCATCGGAGACAGCTGGAAGGAGTGGAACGGCAGGTTCCGGGACGACGTGCGCAGCTTCCTGCGCGGCGACCGCGGAACGGTCTCGCGCTTTGCCTCCCGGCTGCTTGCCAGCCCCGATATCTATGGCCACGAGGAGCGGGAAGCGGAGCAGAGCATCAACTTCGTCACCTGCCACGACGGCTTCACCCTCAACGACCTGGTCTCCTTTAACCGCAAGCATAATCAGGCCAATGGTGAGGATAACCGGGACGGCAGCAATGAGAACCTGAGTTGGAACTGCGGCCAGGAGGGGCCCAGCAGTGATCCGTCGGTGGAGGCGCTGCGCAACCGCCAAGTGAAGAACTTTCTGGCGGTGACCCTGCTGGCCCTGGGCACCCCCATGCTCCTGATGGGGGACGAGGTGCGCAGGACGCAGGGGGGGAACAACAATGCCTACTGCCAGGACAACGAGACCGGCTGGTTCGACTGGCGGCTTTTGGAACGCTACGCCGACGTGCACCGCTTTGCGCGCATGCTGATAGCGGCACGCCAGCGACGCGACCTGGCGCTTGAGGATCCGGGGCTGACCCTCAACCAGCTCCTGGGCCAGGCGCGCCTGGAATGGCATGGCGTCAGGGCAGGACAGCCGGACTGGGGGGATGACTCCCACAGCATCGCCCTGACGGCCTGGAGTCAGAGCGGACGGTTCGCTATTCATCTTATGGTGAATGCCTGGCGGGAAGCGCTGGTCTTCCAACTCCCACCCGCCCCGGACGTGCCGGGGGGCTGCTGGCGCCGTTGGTTGGACACATCCCTGGCGTCGCCGGACGACATCGTAGCGCTGGAAGATGCTCCCCCCATGGAGAGGGCATGCTACCCGTTGCCACCCCACTCGCTGGCTGCCATGCTTGCCGCTGCTCCCAGCTGTGCCGTTTAA
- a CDS encoding GAF domain-containing sensor histidine kinase — protein sequence MENQNNTPHCDTTDKKLNELALLYQLSNTLLSTIRLNKLIHLILTALTSGPSPLFQRAMLFLHNEKSRTLQGMLGVTSDTSERLVVEGDEENRLSNRWDISDQVIAHQRATNFCNQVRSTRIDIDGSCQVISKVMVENVVYHAEQPESDACPACLALRELGVYAFAAVPLMARDKNLGMIAVDNPGSGAKITLDDLHFLQLFANQAGMAVENSMLYNRVEEAHSNLRDARERLIRGERLAAVGEMAAKLAHELKNPLITIGGFSWRLIKNLATESPEYRYADIISKEVCRLERMLTDILSFTSKPMVCFDYGNCDLEEILGECFEVSSTPLEENNVSLTTSFSGGPWIVLGDAHQLKQVFLNLILNACECMTDGGALEIGLQKVFLDKNSVMISISDTGGGIHPDMLPRIFDPFFTTKPQGSGLGLAIVKRIMLNHNGSIDVENGERGAVFTLTLPLI from the coding sequence ATGGAAAACCAGAACAACACCCCCCACTGCGACACCACGGACAAGAAACTCAACGAGCTGGCACTGTTGTACCAGCTCAGCAACACCTTGTTATCAACCATCCGCCTCAACAAACTCATCCACCTGATCCTTACCGCTCTGACATCCGGCCCATCTCCGCTCTTCCAGCGAGCCATGCTCTTCCTGCACAACGAAAAGTCCCGTACGTTGCAGGGGATGCTCGGCGTCACCAGCGACACCTCCGAAAGACTGGTTGTCGAGGGCGACGAAGAAAACCGGCTCAGCAACCGCTGGGACATCAGCGATCAGGTCATCGCCCACCAACGTGCAACGAACTTTTGCAACCAGGTACGGTCAACCCGCATCGATATCGACGGAAGCTGTCAAGTCATCAGCAAGGTCATGGTGGAAAACGTCGTATACCATGCCGAGCAACCGGAGAGCGACGCCTGCCCGGCATGCCTTGCCCTCAGGGAGTTGGGCGTGTACGCCTTTGCCGCCGTCCCCCTGATGGCGCGGGACAAAAACCTGGGCATGATCGCAGTGGACAACCCCGGATCCGGCGCCAAGATCACCCTGGATGACCTGCACTTCCTGCAACTCTTCGCAAATCAGGCCGGCATGGCCGTGGAAAACTCCATGCTCTACAATCGTGTCGAAGAGGCCCACTCCAACCTGCGTGACGCCCGTGAACGCCTGATACGCGGCGAGCGCCTGGCTGCAGTGGGAGAGATGGCGGCAAAACTGGCCCATGAGCTGAAGAATCCGCTCATAACCATTGGAGGATTCTCCTGGCGCCTGATCAAGAACCTGGCAACGGAATCGCCCGAATACCGCTACGCCGATATCATCAGCAAAGAGGTCTGTCGCCTGGAGAGGATGTTAACCGACATCCTCAGCTTTACCAGCAAACCGATGGTCTGCTTCGACTACGGCAACTGCGATCTGGAGGAGATTCTTGGCGAGTGTTTCGAAGTCAGCAGCACCCCCCTGGAAGAGAATAACGTAAGCCTGACGACCTCGTTCAGCGGCGGCCCTTGGATCGTCCTGGGAGACGCCCACCAACTCAAGCAGGTCTTCCTCAACCTGATTCTGAATGCCTGTGAATGCATGACGGACGGAGGAGCGCTGGAGATCGGGCTACAGAAAGTATTTCTTGACAAAAATTCAGTAATGATTAGCATTAGCGACACTGGCGGCGGCATCCATCCCGACATGCTGCCCCGGATTTTCGATCCGTTCTTTACCACCAAACCCCAAGGAAGCGGGCTCGGACTGGCCATTGTCAAGCGCATCATGCTGAACCACAACGGCTCCATTGACGTGGAAAACGGAGAACGAGGAGCGGTTTTCACGTTAACACTGCCGCTCATATAG
- the dksA gene encoding RNA polymerase-binding protein DksA: MEAEKLEYFRNVLMEEMKSLLSEAGKTVTEMTADSSNFPDPTDRATQESDRNFELRIRDRERKLINKIKEALSRIDSGEFGICEECGDEIGEARLKVRPVTTLCINCKLEAEKKEKRP, encoded by the coding sequence ATGGAAGCTGAAAAACTGGAGTATTTCAGAAATGTTTTGATGGAGGAGATGAAATCCCTCCTGAGTGAGGCAGGCAAGACCGTAACCGAAATGACCGCCGATTCGTCCAATTTTCCCGACCCCACTGATCGCGCCACCCAGGAATCGGACCGGAATTTCGAGTTGCGCATCCGCGATCGTGAGCGTAAGCTTATCAACAAAATCAAAGAAGCGCTCAGCCGAATCGACAGCGGCGAATTTGGAATCTGCGAAGAATGCGGCGACGAGATCGGGGAGGCACGCCTGAAGGTACGCCCAGTCACGACGCTCTGCATCAACTGCAAGCTGGAAGCCGAGAAGAAGGAAAAACGACCGTAA